A stretch of Desulfotignum phosphitoxidans DSM 13687 DNA encodes these proteins:
- a CDS encoding OmpA family protein encodes MKKNLLTVMFIAVLVSLFSCTAMQSQQGQGTAVGAGVGAGVGAALGQVIGGDTEATLIGAGIGAALGGLAGNQIGRYMDNQEQDLRSAIATSESASISRDQDVLRATFKGEAFFEYDKSTLLPGAQAELRRIADIMNKYPQTIIEVGGHTDTRGSDEYNLRLSEQRAQAVKNELIRNGVLEQRIKAVGYGESRPISSDHAMNRRVEITIIPIRQG; translated from the coding sequence ATGAAAAAAAATTTACTTACCGTTATGTTTATTGCCGTGCTTGTCAGTCTTTTTTCCTGCACGGCCATGCAAAGCCAACAGGGACAGGGGACCGCTGTCGGCGCGGGCGTCGGTGCAGGCGTCGGTGCCGCCCTCGGGCAGGTGATCGGCGGAGACACAGAAGCCACGCTGATCGGTGCCGGGATCGGTGCGGCATTGGGCGGCCTGGCAGGTAACCAGATCGGACGTTACATGGACAACCAGGAGCAGGATCTGCGCAGCGCCATTGCCACATCAGAATCTGCCAGCATCTCCAGAGACCAGGATGTTTTGCGGGCCACGTTTAAAGGAGAAGCTTTTTTTGAGTATGATAAAAGCACATTGCTGCCCGGTGCCCAGGCAGAATTGCGGCGGATCGCGGATATCATGAACAAATACCCCCAGACCATCATCGAAGTGGGCGGGCATACCGACACCCGGGGATCAGACGAATACAACCTGCGCCTGTCCGAGCAACGGGCCCAGGCCGTTAAAAACGAACTGATCCGCAACGGCGTGCTGGAACAGCGGATCAAAGCAGTGGGATATGGGGAATCGCGCCCCATATCCTCTGACCATGCCATGAACCGTCGGGTTGAAATCACCATTATACCCATCCGGCAGGGGTAA
- a CDS encoding TRAP transporter substrate-binding protein, with translation MERRQFLQKAAIGSVAAVTAGSLIHAPAVHAKKQIRWKMVTTWPPKLPYLQDAAELLAKKVELMSDGQFKIKVFAGGELVPPLQTFDAVQKGTTVQAGSGVGYYQAGKAPAAQWFAAVPFGLNAAGMAAWYEFGGGLQLWEETYAPFGVIPRPGGSTGPQMAGWFNKKIETAEDFKGLKMRIPGLGGKVMAKMGATVILCPASEIFTNLERGVIDATEWIGPLHDQLMGFYKVAKYYYYPGWHETGPFVEFVFNKKAYEELPVDFQAILDAACAQVSNWTTQGFNFGNGRALDELINVHKVDVVRLPDSVLAELKSHSKDAVAEIAASDPMAEKVNDSFQKFQKLIGPWGEISEKPYYETLADQYPLKG, from the coding sequence ATGGAACGAAGACAGTTTTTACAAAAAGCCGCTATCGGCAGTGTCGCTGCAGTGACTGCGGGGAGTTTGATTCATGCACCGGCCGTACATGCCAAAAAACAGATTCGATGGAAAATGGTGACGACCTGGCCCCCGAAACTGCCGTATCTCCAGGATGCGGCAGAACTTCTGGCCAAAAAAGTGGAATTGATGAGCGACGGTCAGTTCAAGATCAAGGTGTTTGCCGGCGGAGAACTGGTGCCCCCGTTGCAGACCTTTGATGCTGTTCAGAAAGGAACGACCGTTCAGGCGGGATCGGGCGTCGGCTATTACCAGGCGGGCAAGGCCCCGGCAGCCCAGTGGTTTGCCGCGGTGCCTTTCGGTCTCAATGCGGCCGGCATGGCTGCCTGGTATGAATTCGGGGGCGGGCTTCAGCTGTGGGAGGAAACCTATGCGCCCTTTGGGGTCATTCCCCGTCCGGGCGGCAGTACCGGGCCCCAGATGGCCGGCTGGTTCAACAAGAAAATCGAGACAGCCGAGGATTTCAAAGGGCTGAAAATGCGGATTCCCGGGCTGGGCGGCAAGGTAATGGCCAAAATGGGGGCCACGGTGATTCTGTGTCCGGCCAGTGAGATTTTCACCAACCTGGAGCGCGGCGTCATCGATGCCACCGAATGGATCGGCCCGCTTCATGACCAGCTCATGGGATTCTACAAGGTTGCTAAATACTATTACTACCCGGGCTGGCATGAAACCGGTCCGTTTGTGGAGTTTGTGTTCAACAAAAAAGCCTATGAAGAGCTGCCCGTTGATTTTCAGGCCATTCTGGATGCCGCCTGTGCCCAGGTCAGCAACTGGACCACCCAGGGGTTTAATTTTGGAAACGGCCGGGCTTTAGATGAGCTGATCAATGTGCACAAAGTCGATGTGGTCCGGTTGCCGGACTCGGTGCTGGCTGAGCTGAAATCCCATTCAAAGGATGCCGTTGCCGAAATCGCCGCCTCCGATCCCATGGCTGAAAAAGTCAATGACAGCTTCCAGAAATTCCAGAAACTGATCGGACCCTGGGGAGAAATTTCTGAAAAGCCCTATTATGAAACACTGGCCGACCAATATCCGTTGAAGGGATAA
- a CDS encoding TRAP transporter small permease subunit — MQIGPFLETIAARIDVCNEWIGRLVSWVVVLLVAVVFIDVVMRYAANTSFVFTQELEWHLFGFIFLMGAGYTLLYDQHVRVDVVYQRLSERGQAWINVLGCLFFLFPGAILIIYTSFGFAREAFVFMEGSPDPGGIPFRFIIKSCVPLGFLLLLFQGVSMFIRNLGILLTPPCADKEKDVR; from the coding sequence ATGCAGATCGGTCCTTTTCTTGAAACAATCGCCGCCAGAATAGATGTCTGCAACGAGTGGATCGGCCGACTGGTCTCCTGGGTGGTGGTACTGCTGGTGGCGGTTGTTTTCATCGATGTGGTCATGCGGTATGCCGCCAACACCAGTTTTGTGTTTACCCAGGAACTGGAATGGCACCTGTTCGGGTTCATTTTTCTGATGGGCGCCGGTTACACCCTTTTGTATGACCAGCATGTGCGGGTGGATGTCGTATACCAGCGGCTGTCGGAACGGGGCCAGGCGTGGATCAATGTGCTGGGGTGTCTTTTTTTCCTGTTTCCCGGGGCAATCCTTATCATTTACACCTCATTCGGGTTTGCCCGGGAGGCGTTCGTCTTTATGGAAGGCAGCCCGGATCCCGGGGGGATTCCGTTCCGCTTCATTATCAAATCCTGTGTGCCTTTGGGATTTTTGCTGCTCCTGTTTCAGGGGGTGTCCATGTTTATCCGGAATTTAGGCATTCTTTTGACCCCGCCTTGTGCTGACAAAGAAAAGGATGTCCGGTAA
- a CDS encoding TRAP transporter large permease, with protein MGSEYLAGWMFLALTILLMAGFPVTFTLIGTAMCFGWIGGGWGYFELLPMRIWGAINNVVLIAVPLFVFMGVTLEKSGLAEELLETMGLVFHRIRGGLAISAVVVGALLGASTGIVGATVVTMGLLAVPTMLRHGYQPELSAGTVAASGTLGQIIPPSIVLVLLATIVQIPVGDLFMAALLPGLLLVLLYMAYIFIAALIKPDMAPVITLADGQVPDARQLWKKTMRALVPPLVLITAVLGSIFAGIASPTEAASVGCVGAVALAVWNRRFNLDILKEVSRTTTRLTSMVFIILVGANAFGLTFRELYGDELIRGFLMDIAHAHNKWVVLLIVMGVIFLIGFVLDFIEIIFIHVPVLVPILVDDFAFDPLWICVLLAINLQTSFMTPPFGFSLFYLKAVTPPQIKTGHIYRGIIPFVLLQLLGLFIVAMWPAIATWLPGLVYVR; from the coding sequence ATGGGATCTGAATACCTGGCCGGATGGATGTTCCTGGCGCTCACGATTCTGTTGATGGCCGGCTTTCCAGTTACGTTCACCCTGATCGGCACGGCCATGTGTTTCGGATGGATCGGCGGAGGATGGGGATATTTCGAGCTGTTGCCCATGCGGATCTGGGGGGCCATCAACAATGTGGTGCTGATCGCGGTGCCGTTGTTTGTGTTCATGGGGGTGACCCTGGAAAAATCCGGTCTGGCTGAAGAGCTGCTGGAAACCATGGGGCTGGTGTTCCACCGCATCCGGGGCGGGCTGGCCATCAGCGCCGTGGTGGTCGGCGCATTGCTGGGGGCCTCCACCGGTATTGTCGGGGCCACGGTGGTGACCATGGGACTGCTGGCCGTGCCCACCATGCTGCGGCACGGGTACCAGCCGGAGCTGTCCGCAGGCACGGTGGCCGCCTCCGGCACCCTGGGGCAGATCATTCCGCCCTCCATTGTGCTGGTCTTGCTGGCCACCATTGTCCAGATCCCGGTAGGAGATCTGTTCATGGCAGCGCTGTTGCCCGGGCTGCTCCTGGTGCTGCTGTACATGGCCTATATTTTCATTGCGGCCTTGATCAAACCGGACATGGCCCCGGTCATCACTCTGGCGGACGGCCAGGTGCCGGATGCCCGCCAGTTGTGGAAAAAAACCATGCGGGCCCTGGTGCCGCCCCTGGTGCTGATCACGGCGGTGCTGGGCTCTATTTTCGCGGGCATCGCCTCTCCCACGGAAGCCGCATCCGTGGGGTGTGTGGGGGCCGTGGCCCTGGCAGTCTGGAACCGGCGGTTCAACCTGGATATTCTTAAAGAGGTGTCCCGCACCACCACCCGGCTCACCAGCATGGTGTTCATCATTCTGGTGGGGGCCAACGCATTCGGGCTCACGTTTCGGGAGTTATACGGGGATGAGCTGATCCGCGGGTTTCTCATGGATATCGCCCATGCCCACAACAAATGGGTGGTGCTGCTCATTGTCATGGGCGTGATCTTTCTGATCGGGTTTGTCCTGGATTTCATCGAGATCATTTTCATCCATGTGCCCGTGCTGGTGCCCATCCTGGTGGATGATTTCGCCTTTGATCCGTTATGGATCTGCGTGCTGCTGGCCATCAACCTGCAGACCTCTTTCATGACCCCGCCGTTCGGGTTTTCCCTGTTTTACCTTAAAGCGGTGACCCCGCCCCAGATTAAAACCGGTCATATCTACCGGGGCATCATTCCCTTTGTCCTGCTACAGCTGCTGGGCTTGTTCATCGTGGCCATGTGGCCGGCCATCGCCACCTGGCTGCCGGGCCTGGTGTATGTGCGGTAG
- a CDS encoding DUF2442 domain-containing protein has protein sequence MMIKITRATYSGDFQIELCFSDGKTGFFDGKKLIQQKGSLLEPLHDESFFKRFFIDVGALAWPHGLELSPSKLYQSCRHYETA, from the coding sequence ATGATGATTAAAATTACCAGAGCGACATATTCAGGTGACTTTCAGATCGAACTTTGCTTTTCCGACGGAAAAACAGGCTTTTTTGACGGAAAAAAACTGATTCAGCAAAAAGGCTCCTTGCTGGAGCCGTTACACGATGAGTCATTTTTCAAACGGTTTTTTATCGATGTCGGGGCACTTGCCTGGCCCCATGGTCTGGAACTATCGCCCTCAAAGCTTTATCAAAGCTGCCGTCATTATGAAACTGCATAA
- a CDS encoding AI-2E family transporter → MKKLEQGTFLTMLVLVTAVFFFLLKPFFGAVFWACVIGLVFAPLYQRFLKLWKNRATFAALSTLVVVITIGVIPAVFVTVSFFQEGAALYQRLQTGDINIGERIEQIRQAFPAIQSLMDRFNLDLSTFKSQLSNAAVTVSQFIAQNAVQFGQNAAQWFVSLGLMLYLAFFMLKDGTDLVAQLTRALPLGDERERLLFSKFAEVTRATIKGNLVVAVIQGGLGGIIFWILGIPAPLLWGVVMTLLSLIPMVGAGLVWVPVAIYLFAVGSWIQGLVLTGFGAGVIGLVDNFLRPILVGRDTKLPDYLVLLSTLGGFVWFGINGFVIGPLLASLFVAFWEIFIRDFNTPEETE, encoded by the coding sequence ATGAAAAAACTGGAACAAGGCACATTTCTGACCATGCTGGTCCTGGTGACGGCTGTTTTTTTCTTTCTGCTCAAACCGTTTTTCGGCGCCGTGTTCTGGGCCTGTGTCATCGGGCTGGTGTTTGCCCCGCTGTACCAGCGATTTTTAAAATTATGGAAAAACAGGGCCACTTTTGCGGCCCTGTCCACCCTGGTGGTGGTCATCACCATCGGGGTGATCCCGGCCGTGTTCGTCACCGTCTCTTTTTTCCAGGAAGGTGCGGCCCTGTACCAGCGCCTGCAAACCGGTGACATTAATATCGGAGAGCGAATCGAGCAGATCCGCCAGGCGTTTCCAGCCATCCAGAGCCTGATGGACCGGTTCAACCTGGACCTGTCCACGTTCAAATCCCAGCTGTCCAATGCCGCCGTCACGGTCAGTCAGTTCATCGCCCAGAATGCCGTGCAGTTCGGTCAGAATGCGGCCCAGTGGTTTGTCAGCCTGGGCCTGATGCTGTATCTGGCTTTTTTCATGCTCAAAGACGGGACAGATCTGGTGGCCCAGCTGACCCGGGCGTTGCCCCTGGGAGACGAACGGGAACGCCTGCTGTTTTCCAAATTTGCGGAAGTCACCCGGGCCACGATCAAAGGGAATCTGGTGGTGGCAGTCATACAGGGCGGCCTGGGAGGGATCATCTTCTGGATACTGGGTATTCCGGCCCCGCTGTTATGGGGAGTGGTCATGACCCTGCTGTCTTTGATTCCCATGGTGGGTGCCGGCCTGGTCTGGGTGCCGGTCGCCATTTATCTGTTTGCCGTGGGCAGCTGGATTCAGGGCCTGGTTCTCACGGGATTCGGGGCCGGGGTGATCGGACTGGTGGATAATTTTCTGCGGCCCATCCTGGTGGGCAGAGACACCAAACTGCCGGATTACCTGGTGCTGCTGTCCACTCTGGGGGGATTTGTGTGGTTCGGCATCAACGGATTTGTCATCGGACCCCTGCTGGCCTCGCTGTTCGTGGCGTTCTGGGAGATCTTTATCCGGGATTTCAACACCCCTGAAGAGACGGAATGA
- a CDS encoding DMT family transporter, producing the protein MKRPGPAAHPLFVIHSAVLLFGLSGLFAKFIDASPLYIVLGRTLFAAMALGVYARLFSGTKLSAVPGRATGLFILQGALLAVHWYFFFLSIQLSSVAVGLVTFSTFPLFVTFMEPLVFKEPLDRRDILTALVVFFGICLVIPEPDLSNRVTLGGFYGILSGLTFAILALVNRRNVRLSDPVAVAFYQNLFAALCLVIPVFLIRPKAMVAASDLPALVFLGVVCTALSHTLFISSLKKIRAQTASVITGLEPVYGIILAFFLLKEIPTFSTLIGGGIIIGASIAAGYLASPKKPTFPKS; encoded by the coding sequence ATGAAACGACCCGGACCGGCGGCCCACCCATTGTTTGTGATCCACAGCGCCGTGCTGCTGTTCGGTTTGTCCGGGCTGTTCGCCAAATTCATTGATGCCAGCCCGTTGTATATCGTTCTGGGCAGAACCTTGTTCGCTGCTATGGCCTTGGGTGTTTACGCCCGGCTGTTTTCCGGCACAAAACTGTCTGCCGTTCCGGGCCGGGCCACGGGTTTGTTCATTTTGCAGGGGGCGCTGCTGGCCGTGCACTGGTATTTTTTCTTTCTGTCGATTCAGCTCTCCAGCGTGGCTGTGGGCCTGGTCACTTTTTCCACATTTCCGTTGTTTGTCACGTTTATGGAACCTCTGGTATTTAAAGAACCTCTGGACCGCCGGGATATTTTAACGGCCCTGGTGGTATTTTTTGGTATCTGTTTGGTCATCCCGGAACCCGACCTGTCCAACCGGGTCACGCTGGGGGGGTTTTACGGCATTCTATCCGGCCTGACTTTTGCCATCCTGGCCCTGGTGAACCGCAGAAACGTGCGCCTGTCAGATCCCGTGGCCGTGGCATTTTATCAGAACCTGTTTGCGGCCCTGTGCCTGGTGATTCCCGTCTTCCTGATCCGGCCTAAGGCAATGGTGGCGGCATCGGATCTGCCGGCCCTGGTTTTTTTAGGGGTGGTGTGCACGGCCCTGTCCCACACCCTGTTCATCAGTTCCCTTAAAAAGATAAGGGCCCAGACCGCCTCGGTGATCACGGGGCTGGAACCGGTGTACGGCATTATTCTCGCGTTTTTTCTTCTTAAAGAAATTCCCACATTTTCCACATTGATCGGTGGCGGAATCATCATCGGGGCATCCATTGCCGCCGGGTATCTGGCATCACCCAAAAAGCCAACCTTTCCGAAATCATAA
- the ettA gene encoding energy-dependent translational throttle protein EttA: MTEDTKKVIYSMIHVSKFHGKRQVLKDISLSYFYGAKIGVLGLNGSGKSSLLKIMAGKDTEFSGETILSKGYTIGFLEQEPLVDSSKTVREVVEEGVQETVDLLAAYEKISEQFAEPMSEEEMDQLIERQGKVQEQLDHLDAWDLDARLKMAMDALRCPPEDTPVSVISGGEKRRVALCRLLLSKPDILLLDEPTNHLDAESVAWLEQHLNRYEGTIIAVTHDRYFLDNVAGWILELDRGEGIPWKGNYSSWLDQKAKRLATEQKGESKRQKTLERELEWIHLSPKGRRTKSKARIKAYEDLLKKDAGQQEKEMEIFIPPGPRLGDKVIVADHVTKAFEDKLLVEDMNFVIPPGAVVGVVGPNGAGKTTLFEMITGKESPDAGKIELGQSVKLAYVDQDRDSLDPDKTIFEVISGGNDPLIIGGRELNARAYVGKFNFSGTDQQKKVADLSGGERNRVHLACMLQQEANVLLLDEPTNDLDVNTMRALEEAVENFAGCAVIISHDRWFLDRIATHILAFEGDSKTVMFDGAYSDYEKDRKKRLGIKADAPTRIKYRQLIR; encoded by the coding sequence ATGACCGAAGATACCAAAAAAGTGATCTATTCCATGATCCATGTAAGCAAGTTCCATGGCAAGCGCCAGGTGCTCAAAGATATTTCTCTGTCTTATTTTTACGGCGCTAAAATCGGTGTCCTGGGCCTCAACGGCTCGGGCAAAAGCTCGCTGCTGAAAATCATGGCCGGCAAGGACACGGAATTTTCCGGTGAAACCATTTTATCCAAAGGCTACACCATCGGATTTCTGGAGCAGGAACCCCTGGTGGATTCGTCCAAAACCGTCCGGGAGGTGGTGGAGGAAGGGGTTCAGGAAACTGTGGATCTTTTGGCGGCATATGAAAAGATTTCCGAACAGTTTGCCGAGCCCATGTCCGAAGAGGAGATGGACCAGCTCATCGAACGTCAGGGAAAGGTACAGGAACAGCTGGATCACCTGGATGCCTGGGACCTGGACGCCCGGTTAAAGATGGCCATGGATGCCCTGCGGTGTCCGCCCGAAGACACGCCGGTCAGCGTGATTTCCGGCGGAGAGAAACGCCGGGTGGCTTTATGCCGGCTGCTGCTGTCCAAACCGGACATCCTTTTGCTGGACGAGCCCACCAACCATCTGGACGCGGAATCCGTGGCCTGGCTGGAACAACATCTGAACCGGTACGAGGGCACCATTATCGCCGTGACCCATGACCGGTATTTTCTGGACAATGTGGCCGGCTGGATCCTGGAACTGGACCGGGGCGAAGGCATTCCCTGGAAAGGCAACTATTCTTCCTGGCTGGATCAGAAAGCAAAACGCCTGGCCACGGAGCAGAAAGGCGAAAGCAAGCGCCAGAAAACCCTGGAACGGGAACTGGAATGGATCCACCTGTCCCCCAAGGGCCGGCGCACCAAATCCAAGGCCCGGATCAAAGCCTATGAAGACCTGCTCAAAAAAGATGCCGGACAGCAGGAAAAAGAGATGGAGATCTTTATTCCCCCCGGACCCCGTCTGGGGGACAAGGTGATTGTGGCGGATCATGTGACCAAGGCGTTTGAAGACAAACTGCTGGTGGAAGACATGAATTTTGTGATCCCGCCGGGGGCTGTCGTGGGTGTGGTGGGTCCCAACGGTGCCGGCAAAACCACGTTGTTTGAAATGATCACGGGCAAAGAATCACCGGATGCCGGTAAAATTGAACTGGGCCAGAGCGTGAAGCTGGCCTATGTGGATCAGGACCGGGATTCTCTGGATCCGGACAAAACCATTTTTGAAGTCATCTCCGGCGGCAATGACCCATTGATCATCGGCGGAAGGGAACTTAACGCCCGGGCCTATGTGGGCAAGTTCAACTTTTCCGGCACAGACCAGCAGAAAAAAGTGGCGGATCTGTCCGGCGGGGAACGCAACCGGGTGCACCTGGCCTGCATGCTCCAGCAGGAAGCCAATGTGCTGCTTTTGGACGAACCCACCAATGACCTGGATGTCAACACCATGCGGGCCCTGGAAGAAGCAGTGGAAAATTTTGCGGGCTGTGCCGTGATCATCAGCCATGACCGGTGGTTTCTGGACCGCATTGCCACCCATATTCTGGCCTTTGAAGGAGACAGCAAAACCGTGATGTTTGACGGGGCATATTCCGATTATGAAAAAGACCGCAAAAAGCGGCTGGGCATCAAGGCGGATGCACCGACGCGCATCAAATACCGCCAGCTGATCCGATAG
- a CDS encoding DEAD/DEAH box helicase — translation MKPGADKGLKRVFEKIGVPDDKPFTPDPFQIEAIEAVQEADCLVTAPTGAGKTWIAEEATRNCLAKKGRIWYATPLKALTNSIHARFSQLFGEENVGILTGDIKENADADVIIGTTEILRNQLYDAMYTGEDLNCDLIILDEAHYLGDAERGVVWEEIMIYLPVRIPLLLLSATIGNPDQIAGWLTAIRGRTCRIVENKRRPVPLHPIFLHPSGTLYPLLKKTAGPGEARLHDKVYKFASIKKPPVLAPPGRLPDFGDILTLMERYDLLPAIFFLKSRAECDNALKLCRNDLLNKTPQKKAALKATIEELVAGNPHLAAHPHRRDLEEKGCAAHHSGHLPAWKVVVETLMAKGLLNAMFATSTVAAGVNFPARSVVILNSDRFNGVDFQTLSPSEFQQMAGRAGRRGMDNIGFALVLPGKFMDLKGIAGLVNAPALNVDSQIKIDFSMVLNLLLSHTPEQVRTLLDHSFASYLIAAGEKRSKAARKRFGQDLALLWNDFLAHMDFLANEGFITRDGNLTEDGLWASKLRIDSPLLVAQGIRENLLPDRDPALLAAIMAAFVNEKEFKDDPLVEGALPKRLKQGFLEIRKGLKPFALKLLSSGFSAPNLFVQPAVLMYGWAHDTPWDELMTGSDYAEGDFARLILRTAENLRQIAKIGDSFPNVARTAAEAVDMILKEPVITQYH, via the coding sequence ATGAAGCCCGGTGCGGACAAAGGACTCAAACGCGTCTTTGAAAAGATCGGGGTACCTGACGACAAACCCTTTACACCGGATCCGTTCCAGATCGAAGCCATTGAAGCTGTTCAGGAAGCAGACTGCCTGGTGACCGCTCCCACAGGGGCCGGCAAGACCTGGATTGCCGAGGAAGCCACCCGGAACTGCCTGGCCAAAAAAGGCCGGATCTGGTATGCCACCCCGCTCAAAGCCCTGACCAACTCCATCCATGCCCGGTTTTCCCAGCTGTTCGGTGAAGAAAATGTCGGCATTCTCACCGGTGATATCAAGGAAAATGCCGATGCCGACGTGATCATCGGCACCACGGAAATCCTGAGAAACCAGCTCTACGATGCCATGTACACCGGAGAAGACCTGAACTGCGACCTGATCATCCTGGACGAGGCCCATTACTTAGGGGATGCGGAACGCGGCGTGGTGTGGGAAGAGATCATGATCTATCTGCCGGTGCGCATACCTTTGCTTTTGCTGTCCGCCACCATCGGCAACCCGGACCAGATCGCCGGCTGGCTGACCGCCATCCGGGGCCGCACCTGCCGCATCGTGGAAAACAAACGGCGGCCCGTGCCGTTGCACCCCATATTTCTGCATCCTTCCGGCACGTTGTACCCGCTGCTTAAAAAGACCGCCGGGCCGGGTGAAGCCAGGCTTCATGATAAAGTGTACAAGTTTGCCAGCATCAAAAAACCGCCGGTCCTGGCGCCGCCGGGACGACTGCCCGATTTCGGGGATATCCTGACGCTCATGGAGCGGTATGACCTGTTGCCGGCCATCTTTTTTTTAAAATCCCGGGCTGAATGCGACAATGCCCTGAAACTGTGCCGCAATGATCTGCTCAACAAAACACCGCAAAAAAAAGCGGCCCTGAAAGCGACCATTGAGGAACTGGTGGCAGGCAATCCCCACCTGGCCGCCCACCCCCACCGCCGGGACCTGGAAGAAAAAGGCTGTGCCGCCCACCACAGCGGGCATCTGCCCGCCTGGAAAGTGGTGGTGGAGACGTTGATGGCCAAAGGACTGCTCAATGCCATGTTTGCCACTTCCACGGTGGCGGCAGGCGTCAACTTTCCGGCCCGGTCCGTGGTGATTCTGAATTCCGACCGGTTCAATGGTGTGGATTTCCAGACGTTAAGCCCCAGTGAATTTCAGCAGATGGCCGGCCGGGCCGGCCGCCGGGGCATGGACAATATCGGATTCGCCCTGGTGCTGCCCGGCAAGTTCATGGATCTGAAGGGCATTGCCGGCCTGGTGAACGCTCCGGCTTTGAATGTGGACAGCCAGATCAAAATCGATTTTTCCATGGTACTGAACCTGTTGCTTTCACACACGCCGGAACAGGTGAGAACGCTTTTGGACCACTCGTTTGCCTCTTACCTGATCGCAGCCGGCGAAAAACGGTCCAAAGCGGCCAGAAAGCGGTTCGGCCAGGACCTGGCTTTGTTGTGGAACGATTTTCTGGCACACATGGATTTTCTGGCAAATGAAGGATTCATCACCCGGGACGGGAACCTGACCGAGGACGGTTTGTGGGCTTCCAAGCTCAGAATCGACTCGCCGCTGCTGGTAGCCCAGGGCATCCGGGAAAACCTGCTGCCGGACCGGGATCCGGCCCTGCTGGCTGCCATTATGGCCGCGTTTGTCAATGAAAAAGAATTCAAAGATGACCCGCTGGTTGAAGGCGCCCTGCCCAAACGACTTAAACAAGGCTTTCTGGAGATTCGCAAAGGATTGAAACCCTTTGCACTGAAACTGCTGTCCAGCGGTTTTTCCGCGCCCAACCTGTTTGTCCAGCCCGCGGTTCTCATGTATGGCTGGGCCCATGACACGCCCTGGGACGAACTGATGACCGGATCCGATTACGCGGAAGGGGATTTTGCCCGGCTGATTCTGCGCACAGCCGAAAACCTGCGTCAGATCGCCAAAATTGGCGACAGCTTTCCCAACGTGGCCAGAACGGCGGCTGAAGCCGTGGACATGATTCTCAAAGAACCGGTGATCACCCAGTACCATTAA
- a CDS encoding GntR family transcriptional regulator, with product MVQTQTTQNKSDLTFKAYMAIRQMLFYNEIQPGQKIKYKDLATRIGVSMTPVIQALKWLEFHNIVRHESNKGYYINEVSVKEITEVYDTRLLLEVSLVPGIIGHLNDQGIRKLAATLDDYKAAVAEDNYHKRIMTDMKFHMTLAALSKCHIQVKMLQELFDILLLRYNQNLFYLSMTGTSLAEHEDIFNSIKKRDQVRLEASLKFHVDTVRNHITKGMSRLVPDKKESF from the coding sequence ATGGTGCAGACACAAACAACCCAGAACAAATCGGATCTGACATTCAAAGCATATATGGCGATCCGGCAGATGCTGTTCTACAATGAAATTCAGCCGGGCCAGAAAATCAAATACAAGGACCTGGCCACACGAATCGGGGTCAGCATGACGCCGGTGATCCAGGCATTGAAGTGGCTGGAATTTCATAACATCGTCCGGCATGAATCCAACAAAGGCTATTATATCAATGAAGTCAGCGTCAAGGAAATCACGGAAGTCTATGACACAAGGCTGCTTCTGGAAGTGTCTCTGGTTCCGGGTATCATCGGGCATCTGAATGACCAGGGGATCAGAAAGCTGGCAGCCACCCTTGACGACTACAAGGCAGCCGTGGCTGAAGACAATTACCATAAGCGGATCATGACGGACATGAAATTTCACATGACCCTGGCCGCGCTTTCAAAATGCCACATACAGGTAAAAATGCTCCAGGAACTGTTTGATATTTTATTGCTGCGGTATAATCAGAATCTTTTTTACCTGAGCATGACCGGCACATCCCTGGCAGAGCATGAAGATATTTTCAACAGCATCAAAAAACGGGATCAGGTCCGGCTGGAAGCATCATTGAAGTTTCATGTGGACACAGTCAGAAACCATATCACCAAAGGGATGAGCCGGCTGGTTCCAGACAAAAAAGAGTCTTTCTGA